DNA sequence from the Sphingomonas taxi genome:
GCGGCTGACCATCGGCGACTTCGTGCGCGTCGCGGGGCAGGTGAAGGACCCCAAGGTGCCGATCGAGGTCGGCAAGGCGGCCGCGGGCTGCGGCGTCCTCGCCGATGCGGCCGCGGCGGTGCCGCTCTGAACCCGCGATAAGCCCCATCCCGGAGCTTTCGCGATATTGCTGAAATGCTTACCTTGAGATAGCGCTGGTCAGGCTTGGATCGTTTCTCTTTCTCTCCCGATCCGGTCGTACCGGTGGTCGCTGCCCCGGCGGTGCGACGGTCGATCGATGCGTTCGGCGCGCGGCTGGACGCGGCGGACCCGGTCGTCATCGGGTTCCGCGACGCGACGCTGCCGATGGCGGTCAGCGACCCGACGCTGCCCGACGATCCGATCATCTACGTCAATGCCGCGTTCGAGCGGCTGACGGGCTATGCCGCCGACGAGATCGTCGGGCGCAACTGTCGGTTCCTGCAGGGCCCGGCGACCGACCCCGACGACGTCGCCCGGCTGCGCGACGCGATCGCGGCGCGGCGGCGGATCGAGATCGACCTGCTCAACCATCGCCGCGACGGCACCGCCTTCTGGAACCGGCTGACCGTCGCGCCGGTGTTCGGCGACGATGGCGCGCTGACCTATTTCGTCGCCTCGCAGACCGACGTGACGCTGGAACGGCACCGGCTGGTCGAGCTGATCGCGGACCGCGACGCGCTGCAGGTCGAGGTCGCGGTGCAGGAGGCGGCGCTGGCCGAGCGCGAGTTGCAGTTGCAGCTCGCGCTGCGTGCCGGGGGGCTGGGCTATTGGAGCTTCGACGTCGCGTCGCGGGTGCTGGAGGCCTCGCCCGGCTGCAAGGCAATCTTCGGCCGCACGCCGGACGAACCGTTCACCTATGCCGATTTCGCCGCCGCGGTGCATCCCGAGGACATGGCGACGGTCGCCGCGGCGATCGACGAGACGATCGCCGGCGTGGCGGACTGCGCGCACGATTACCGCATCGTCACGCCCGCCGGCGAGCTGCGCTGGGTGCAGACGCGCGGCGAGGTGACGCGTCGCGACGGTACGGCGCCGACGACAATGATCGGCTTCTCGACCGACATCAGCGCGCGCAAATTCGCCGAGGAGCATCGCGCGGTGCTGGCGCAGGAGCTGACGCACCGGGTGAAGAACACGCTGGCGACGGTGAGCGCGGTGGTCAGCCAGACGCTGCGCAACGCCGGCTCGATCGCCGAGGCGCAGGAGGCAATCGGCGGGCGGATCGCCAGCCTCGGCGCGGCGCACGACCTGCTGATCCGCGACGAGGTGGAGGGCGCGGCGCTCGGCGAGGTCGCCGAAGGCGTGCTGATGCCCTTCATGGACCGTGCCGGCCGCGTCTTCTCGATCGAGGGACCGGAGGTACGGCTGTCGCCCGCGATCACGCTGGCGATGTCGATGGCGCTGCACGAACTGGCGACCAATGCGGCCAAATATGGCGCGCTGTCGGTGGCGGGCGGGCATGTCGCGGTGCGCTGGCAGCACGTCGACGCCGGCGACCCGCATCGCATCCGTTTCTCCTGGGTGGAGAGCGGCGGCCCGCCGGTGGCGCCGCCGACGCGCACCGGCTTCGGCACGCGGATGATCTCGCGCGTGCTCGCGCAGCACGTGCGCGGGCAGGCCTCGATCGACTATCCGCCCGAAGGCGTGCGCTTCGTCATCGATGCGGTGATCTGAGCGCGGACAGCGGCCGGCGACGCCGCATCAGCCGTTGCGGAGCGGGGCGAGGCGCTGGAAGGCGGCGCTGAGCGCGTCGATCGAATAGGGTTTGTGGAGCAGCTCGAACTCGCCGGCGCCATGCTTGGACAGGATCTCGCTATAGCCGCTGGTCAGGATGATCGGCAGCGCCGGCAGGCGAGTGCGGATCAGCTGCGCCAGTTCGATGCCGTTCATCCCCGGCATCATCACGTCGGAGAAGACGACGTCGAAGCCGTCGCCATCCCCTTCCAGCCGGCCGAGCGCCTCCTTGGCGTTGCGCGCGAGCACGATGTCGTGGCCGAGGTCGCTGAGCGCGGCGGTGGCGAAGGTGCCGACCTCGGGATTGTCCTCGACCACCAGGATGCGCAGCGACGCGGCGGTCGCGGCGGCGGGCGGCGCAGGCGGCGGCGCGACGGCGGGCGCGGCGCGTTCGCGTGGCAGGAACAAGGTGAAGGTCGCGCCCTCGCCGACGCGGCTGGTCGCCAGGACGTCGCCGCCCGATTGCTTGGCGAAGCCGAACACCTGCGACAGGCCGAGACCGGTGCCGTGACCGACGCCCTTGGAGGTGAAGAACGGCTCGAAGATCCGATCGATATGGTCGGGCGGGATGCCGGTGCCGGTGTCGGTGATCGACACTTTGAGGAAGTCGCCCCGGCGCGCGCTGTGGCCGCGTACCGGCGGGATGCAGTCGCAGGTGTCGACCGCGATCGTCAGCCGGCCCTCCTCGCCCATCGCGTCGCGCGCATTGACCGCCATGTTGACGATCGCGGTCTCGAACTGGCTGACGTCGGCATGCGCGAAACAGGCGGCGTCGGGCAGATCGAGGTCGACGGTGATCAGCGCGCCGGCCAGCATCTCCATCATGTCGGTCAGCCCGCGGATCGTATCGCCGACGTCGAACACCTGCGGGGTCAGCGACGAACGCCGGGCGAAGGCGAGCAGCTGGCCGGTCAGCGTGCTCGCCCGGTCGGCGGTCTGGGCGATCGCCTCGATATAGCGGTCGCGCCGTTCCGCGCTCAGCCCCGGCCGGCGCAGCAGCTCGGTCGAGCCGCGGATAACAGTCAGCAAATTGTTGAAATCGTGCGCGATGCCGCCGGTGAGCTGGCCGAGTGTCTCCATCTTCTGCGCCTGGCGCAGCGCGTCGTGGGCGCGGGTCAGCGCTTCGCTGCGTTCGGCGACGCGGCGTTCGAGCGTGTCGTTGACCTCCTGCACCGCGCGGAACAGCCGCGCATTGTCGATCGCGATCGCCGCCTGCGCGGCGATGCCGACGAGCAGCCGCTCGTGACGGGCGTGGAAGCGGCCGGGCTCGGGATGGCCGAACAGCAGTCCGCCGAGCACCTCGCCGGAGCGCGACGCGACCGGCGCGGCCAGATAGCTGCGCACCGGCAGATGGCCTTCGGGCAGGCCGCGGTGCGGGGCGTTGTGGCCGTAGCGCGGGTCCGACTGGATGTCGTCGGAGCGCAGCACCCCTTCGTTGCGGAAGGTCGGCGTGAACACCGCGGTTGCGCGCGGCTTGCCGAACCCCTCGAACGCGGCGCGGCTGGCGCCGGACAAGGTGAACAGATGGAGCCGCTCGCCGTCATCGTCCCGCTGGTTGTGGAAATAGGCGCCGAACTGGGCGCCGGTCAGCGTCACGCCGGCATCGGTGACCATCTGCACGAGCGGTTCGAGGTCGAGTTCGGCGGCGAGCGCGGTGCCGATGTGGTTGAGCGTCTCGAGACTGTGCGTCTCGGCGATCAGCTCCTGCTCCAACGCCACCGCCTGCGTCACCTCGATGACGACCGCAAGGACGCCGCCCGCGGTGCCGGCCGGATCGAACACCGGTGCGTAGGTCAGGTCGAAGAACACCTCGGCCGGGAAACCGTCGCGGTGGACGGTGATCCGCTGGCGCGAGAAGCTCAGCGGCTCGCCCGCGAGGCCGGCGCGCAGCACGCGACGGTTGAAGTCCGCCGCCTCGGGCCAAGCCTGCGTGATCGGCTGGCCGAGGATGGCGGGATGGTAGCGGCCGGCGATGACGGCGTATCGATCGTTGTAGATCAGCCGGCCCTCGTCGCCCCACAGCAGCGCCATCGGCAGCGGCGATTGCAGGACGATGTCGGTGACCGTCTTGAGGTGCGGCGGCCAGCGATCGCGTGGCCCCAGCGGCGTCGCCGCCCAGTCGTGGGCGGCGACCAGCGCCGCCATCTCACCGCCACGACTGGGAAAATCCGTCAATTCTCGGGCCTTGTCATGGTCGCATCACCGATCAGAACCGGCGAGCGGCCGAACTGATCCCGATCAATGTGCGCCCATGCCGCAGGTCGTCGCAAACCGGGACGGTACGGGTCGTGTTCAGCCGGCACCGGGTTTGCGCTGTTCGGCCTCGTAATCGGCGTCGGTGCCGATCTTGCCGCTCGTCTCCGCCTCGGCAACGCCATCGGTGGCGGTCGCAGTGACCGGGCCGTCGGTGC
Encoded proteins:
- a CDS encoding PAS domain-containing protein; the encoded protein is MDRFSFSPDPVVPVVAAPAVRRSIDAFGARLDAADPVVIGFRDATLPMAVSDPTLPDDPIIYVNAAFERLTGYAADEIVGRNCRFLQGPATDPDDVARLRDAIAARRRIEIDLLNHRRDGTAFWNRLTVAPVFGDDGALTYFVASQTDVTLERHRLVELIADRDALQVEVAVQEAALAERELQLQLALRAGGLGYWSFDVASRVLEASPGCKAIFGRTPDEPFTYADFAAAVHPEDMATVAAAIDETIAGVADCAHDYRIVTPAGELRWVQTRGEVTRRDGTAPTTMIGFSTDISARKFAEEHRAVLAQELTHRVKNTLATVSAVVSQTLRNAGSIAEAQEAIGGRIASLGAAHDLLIRDEVEGAALGEVAEGVLMPFMDRAGRVFSIEGPEVRLSPAITLAMSMALHELATNAAKYGALSVAGGHVAVRWQHVDAGDPHRIRFSWVESGGPPVAPPTRTGFGTRMISRVLAQHVRGQASIDYPPEGVRFVIDAVI
- a CDS encoding hybrid sensor histidine kinase/response regulator, which produces MAALVAAHDWAATPLGPRDRWPPHLKTVTDIVLQSPLPMALLWGDEGRLIYNDRYAVIAGRYHPAILGQPITQAWPEAADFNRRVLRAGLAGEPLSFSRQRITVHRDGFPAEVFFDLTYAPVFDPAGTAGGVLAVVIEVTQAVALEQELIAETHSLETLNHIGTALAAELDLEPLVQMVTDAGVTLTGAQFGAYFHNQRDDDGERLHLFTLSGASRAAFEGFGKPRATAVFTPTFRNEGVLRSDDIQSDPRYGHNAPHRGLPEGHLPVRSYLAAPVASRSGEVLGGLLFGHPEPGRFHARHERLLVGIAAQAAIAIDNARLFRAVQEVNDTLERRVAERSEALTRAHDALRQAQKMETLGQLTGGIAHDFNNLLTVIRGSTELLRRPGLSAERRDRYIEAIAQTADRASTLTGQLLAFARRSSLTPQVFDVGDTIRGLTDMMEMLAGALITVDLDLPDAACFAHADVSQFETAIVNMAVNARDAMGEEGRLTIAVDTCDCIPPVRGHSARRGDFLKVSITDTGTGIPPDHIDRIFEPFFTSKGVGHGTGLGLSQVFGFAKQSGGDVLATSRVGEGATFTLFLPRERAAPAVAPPPAPPAAATAASLRILVVEDNPEVGTFATAALSDLGHDIVLARNAKEALGRLEGDGDGFDVVFSDVMMPGMNGIELAQLIRTRLPALPIILTSGYSEILSKHGAGEFELLHKPYSIDALSAAFQRLAPLRNG